The following proteins are encoded in a genomic region of Nakaseomyces glabratus chromosome J, complete sequence:
- the RBS1 gene encoding Rbs1p (CAGL0J09130g~Has domain(s) with predicted nucleic acid binding activity) — protein sequence MEEKPNVSNSESSSKNVNDLDCEELGLSPAMITALFKRPHDRQFIIDKEQAIINFIDSNQNSLELRPMNSYYRMLSHQIAEYHHLRHVIARSNDVSVILFKVEDTHKFRNKKPLLKSLEPLYVTENKSTVSEEESKPANNSAGNTKKFKILKRSKSKDDAITDNSSQENIQLTSETPETPLQESNNSSSSALLEEQRLKKEEEYNQIRQNLFENVNGDEVIDDNSLNDEDDGVHTDLSEVFGDVKTNNDSENQDTANGKDESTSAPYYRVKIVQEKFGGINDSKNGASPQPDEFQTSRNSLLTNQEYQYHYKGYQNRNSRRSFHSSNSASSLGNDMNPGYKSKNRSGSFTRRSSNSSINSRRSSYNNNSEYGGLHYGKYMQQIPQGTPAGFPMPYMMYPPHQMMQYQQIPHLGMFAGAGTIPIDGAGVPFSTSAPYMYPIPIPPTTDGINVPGNAAGSMTANFTPFSPSLPNGVHMSPIMVPSVPRYNLNSTNHRSHYSSNNSESKGYTRNNKYQKNSYRNKITTEGGSNESFDGSESEKSIDNGSNNNDREGNAPSYRSRGNEKGNSVSGDNSPKGEDILSLNQNLKTLSI from the coding sequence ATGGAGGAAAAACCGAACGTGAGCAATTCTGAGAGTTCTAGTAAGAATGTTAACGATTTGGATTGCGAAGAATTGGGGTTATCGCCTGCAATGATCACAGCTTTATTCAAAAGACCACATGACAGACAATTCATTATCGACAAGGAACAGGCTATAATCAATTTTATTGATTCTAACCAAAATTCGTTAGAGCTACGCCCTATGAACTCTTACTACCGAATGCTTTCTCATCAAATTGCCGAGTATCACCATCTGAGACATGTCATCGCACGGAGTAACGATGTTAGCGTTATACTCTTTAAAGTAGAGGATACGCACAAGTTTAGGAACAAGAAACCCCTATTGAAGAGCTTGGAGCCGTTATACGTAACTGAAAATAAATCCACAGTATCAGAGGAAGAATCTAAACCTGCAAACAACTCTGCTGGAAATACCAAGAAATTTAAAATACTAAAAAGATCAAAGTCAAAGGATGATGCCATTACCGACAATAGCAGCCAAGAGAACATCCAATTAACATCTGAAACACCTGAAACCCCATTACAGGAGTCAAATAATTCTAGTTCATCTGCTTTGTTAGAGGAGCAGCGcttgaagaaagaggagGAATACAACCAAATCAGACAAAATTTATTCGAGAATGTCAATGGCGATGAGGTAATTGATGACAACTCCTTGaatgatgaggatgatggTGTTCATACAGACCTAAGTGAGGTTTTCGGAGATGTCAAGACCAACAATGATTCAGAAAATCAGGACACAGCAAATGGTAAGGATGAATCAACTTCTGCACCATATTATAGAGTCAAAATCGTGCAAGAAAAATTTGGTGGTATCAACGATTCAAAGAATGGTGCATCTCCACAACCTGATGAATTCCAGACATCTCGAAACAGTCTTCTGACAAACCAGgaatatcaatatcattacAAAGGATATCAAAATAGAAATTCAAGAAGATCCTTCCATAGCAGTAACAGCGCAAGCAGCTTGGGTAATGACATGAACCCTGGATATAAATCGAAAAATAGAAGTGGCAGCTTTACCAGGCGTAGCAGTAATAGCAGCATTAATAGTAGGAGATCATCCTATAACAATAATTCTGAATATGGAGGCCTACATTATGGTAAATATATGCAGCAAATACCACAAGGAACTCCCGCTGGTTTTCCCATGCCTTACATGATGTATCCGCCACACCAAATGATGCAGTATCAACAGATACCACATTTAGGAATGTTTGCAGGTGCAGGTACTATACCAATCGATGGAGCTGGCGTGCCATTTTCAACATCAGCTCCGTATATGTACCCAATACCTATACCACCAACTACGGATGGAATCAATGTGCCTGGAAATGCTGCTGGCAGTATGACGGCCAACTTTACACCCTTCTCCCCTTCCTTACCAAATGGAGTACACATGAGCCCTATAATGGTGCCAAGTGTTCCTAGGTACAATCTAAACTCAACTAATCACCGTTCACATTACAGTAGTAATAATTCTGAGTCAAAGGGATATACAAGAAACAACAAGTATCAAAAGAATTCGTATAGGAATAAGATTACGACGGAGGGTGGTAGTAACGAATCATTCGACGGATCTGAATCAGAAAAAAGTATCGACAATGGcagtaataataatgatcGTGAGGGCAACGCACCCAGTTATCGATCTAGAGGCAATGAGAAAGGAAATTCTGTGTCTGGGGATAACTCTCCAAAGGGGGAAGATATACTCTCATTAAATCAGAACTTGAAAACACTATCAATTTGA
- the RDI1 gene encoding Rdi1p (CAGL0J09152g~Ortholog(s) have Rho GDP-dissociation inhibitor activity): protein MSEPDFNDFEESTNDDKYKVSEKKTVDEYKKLDAEDESLAKWKESLGLSSDVLPLEFPGDTRKVVIQKIQLLVDTEKEPITFDLTNETTIKELASKRYKVKEKSIYKLRITFKVQHEIITGLRYVQYIKKAGIAVDKIDDHLGSYAPNTKQKPFYEVELPESEAPSGFLARGNYSAVSKFIDDDKTTHLTLNWGVEIVKK, encoded by the coding sequence ATGAGTGAACCAGATTTCAACGATTTTGAAGAGAGTACTAATGATGACAAGTACAAGGTCTCTGAGAAGAAGACTGTTGATGAATACAAGAAGTTAGATGCTGAGGATGAGTCCCTGGCTAAATGGAAGGAATCTTTGGGACTGTCCTCTGATGTTCTGCCATTGGAGTTTCCTGGCGACACCAGAAAAGTTGTGATACAAAAGATTCAATTGTTGGTGGATACAGAGAAAGAGCCAATTACATTTGATTTGACCAATGAGACAACGATAAAAGAACTGGCCTCGAAGCGTTACAAAGTTAAGGAAAAGTCCATTTATAAGTTACGTATCACTTTTAAAGTCCAGCATGAAATCATTACAGGGCTTAGATATGTTCAGTATATTAAGAAGGCAGGGATCGCGGTGGATAAAATTGATGATCATTTAGGATCATATGCCCCAAACACAAAACAAAAGCCTTTCTATGAAGTGGAATTGCCTGAAAGCGAGGCCCCAAGTGGGTTCTTGGCTAGAGGTAACTACAGTGCCGTCTctaaatttattgatgatgacaaAACAACTCATCTAACTTTGAACTGGGGTGTCGAAATTGTGAAGAAATAG
- a CDS encoding uncharacterized protein (CAGL0J09174g~Protein of unknown function) → MSKFARINLETASPLDLVFNLDSNDSQRGVDGTLDHGLSKNKYFLPQDANVSSVRELVIDSQSKRKLRLGNRFVEKMEDNLVKWRPPLSSNRGTVMAIEGKHPYQIAAEIYAPNCDPELFRTADQNNGNATQRQMSHTMFDSFTHWWKENARGALELRRQQFEEEILGLSDLQDMDQVVEVTVAPAIKEEPQLEDTGMNTETQSALTNNTAELARLISQEDERRLEISDLSNSGISSGVSSQGTFLARPIVKTPPAAVVRRRQQLQQELKRTGAVPQIYEEVYNAPVPVAYLPVSNNDPRYSQQLSQRQREHVSQNDGPLWSCSQTDIVSKLNEWSVAIMNCLTPITQDHINP, encoded by the coding sequence ATGTCGAAGTTTGCTCGGATCAACCTAGAAACAGCAAGTCCCTTAGACCTTGTATTCAATCTCGATAGTAACGATTCACAAAGAGGTGTAGATGGTACATTGGATCACGGTTTGTCCAAGAACAAGTACTTTTTACCACAAGATGCTAACGTTTCTAGCGTCAGAGAATTGGTGATAGATTCTCAGAGCAAAAGAAAGCTGCGCCTAGGAAATAGATTTGTGGAGAAGATGGAGGATAATTTGGTAAAATGGAGACCACCGCTATCCTCCAATAGAGGAACTGTAATGGCAATAGAGGGTAAACATCCTTACCAAATTGCTGCTGAGATTTATGCTCCTAATTGTGACCCAGAACTCTTCAGAACCGCCGACCAGAACAACGGAAATGCTACACAAAGGCAGATGAGCCATACAATGTTTGATTCTTTTACACATTGGTGGAAGGAGAACGCAAGAGGTGCCCTTGAACTACGCAGACAACAGTTTGAAGAGGAGATACTGGGACTGTCCGATTTGCAGGATATGGACCAAGTGGTAGAAGTCACCGTGGCACCAGCAATAAAGGAAGAACCACAACTTGAGGATACAGGAATGAATACAGAAACGCAGAGTGCGCTAACGAACAATACCGCTGAATTGGCTAGGCTAATATCTCAAGAAGATGAGCGCAGGCTAGAGATAAGTGACTTGTCAAACTCAGGTATATCATCTGGAGTGTCTTCACAAGGAACGTTCCTGGCTAGACCAATAGTTAAGACACCTCCTGCTGCTGTGGTCAGAAGAAGACAGCAGTTACAGCAGGAATTGAAACGTACAGGAGCCGTTCCACAGATATACGAAGAAGTTTACAATGCACCCGTACCGGTAGCTTATCTGCCCGTGTCAAATAATGACCCAAGATACTCTCAACAATTATCACAGCGACAACGAGAGCACGTCAGCCAGAATGATGGTCCATTATGGTCTTGCAGCCAAACGGATATAGTTTCAAAATTAAATGAGTGGTCAGTGGCAATAATGAACTGCTTAACTCCAATTACCCAGGATCACATAAACCCATAG